In Desulfofundulus kuznetsovii DSM 6115, the following are encoded in one genomic region:
- the addB gene encoding helicase-exonuclease AddAB subunit AddB translates to MSLRLLIGRAGTGKTRRCLLEVCAELEREPLGPPLLLIVPAQATFNMERELAARGGSLRAQVYSFRRLAHRVLREAGGAARLPVSELGRRMMLKKILMEERENLGLMGSLANRPGFLASLSDVIGELKMHRIAPEDLEELVPGGDSQLGQKIQDLCLVYRRLGEELAGRFTDPDDYLDLLAQRLSSASFLNNCRVWVDGFSSFTPQEYAVLGALFSKAREITVTLCLDPAITGRPQEHDPFVKPWQTRERLKRLAREANVSVREEYLVPGDTWRLARAPELAHLERHFFRYPTVPYTGSVKKVCLLAGVNLRAEVEGVTRAIRRLLREEGLRPRQIMVAVRDVDTYFPLFRRILADYEIPFFIDHQQPVIHHPLVELLRAALEVWQKNWAYEPVFRFLKTGLARLSAGEVDRLENYVLAAGIRGSRWYNPQPWNYLPGRTWGEDGERQESPPPELEEINRMRWQAIRELRSAQLKARESAPGRVVRLSGRQWAQILLELCLDLEVPRKLDEWSRAAQEAGHPDLGREHRQVWRLVSGLLDELVEVLGNVELTVAELSGVLDAGLEAMRLSLIPPALDAVTVGSLDRSRPPRDVEALFLPGLTERALPASIRTGGVFTEREREQLTLLLRDRDRELPAGTVDRLHQEQFLIYQVLTRTGGKLFLSYPLGDGEGRAVTPSPVIRRVRELLPDLRPRFLPVEPPGGAADVEYVEHPAGLLPRLALRWREASWGLPVHPLWWRVHNLLLEKESWREKLSILTAGLTGRNVESPLGRELGLRLWGRREGQKYKLFSSVSRLERFVQCPFAHFLDYGLGLEERAVYRLAPPDTGQLYHEALRLFVERVQGNGLSWEELGEEDVHRICAELVDNLASRLQNRILLSSARLRQQKERLLERVKDSARALVRQMQGSGFRPAALEVYFGPQGSEVPPRVPGTGTNALPFWPRLVLPPLELDLGEEIALSLGGRIDRVDLGRGADALYLRVIDYKSGPSGLSLPGVLAGVQLQLLVYLWVALEHFAVLCRRYQQSLLPAGAFYFQVQRPILNLVQPDLPPEELEREWLKAFRLSGWLVDQGAGLYSLLDRALAAGATSLLVPAGLNAGGGLSRRHEASVFTPGEFRILLDVLGGLLSKIAGGIIEGRVDIAPLKAGSSSACNACLYRPVCRFDLWLPENRYRSLVADARELRERLRKGAAQEEGEGLDLYSLD, encoded by the coding sequence ATGAGCTTGCGTCTTTTAATCGGGCGGGCGGGGACGGGTAAAACCCGCCGCTGCCTGCTGGAGGTTTGCGCGGAGCTGGAAAGGGAACCCCTGGGTCCCCCGCTGCTCCTGATTGTTCCGGCCCAGGCCACTTTTAACATGGAGCGGGAACTGGCCGCCCGGGGAGGGAGCCTGCGGGCCCAGGTGTACAGCTTCCGCCGCCTGGCTCACCGGGTGCTGCGGGAGGCGGGCGGCGCGGCCCGCCTCCCCGTTAGCGAGCTGGGGCGGCGGATGATGCTTAAAAAAATCCTGATGGAAGAAAGGGAAAACCTTGGCCTGATGGGTTCCCTGGCCAACCGGCCGGGTTTTCTTGCTTCTTTATCTGATGTAATCGGCGAGCTGAAAATGCACCGGATTGCCCCGGAAGACCTGGAGGAACTGGTGCCCGGCGGGGATAGCCAGCTGGGCCAGAAGATTCAGGATTTGTGCCTGGTTTACCGGCGGCTGGGGGAAGAGCTGGCCGGACGGTTCACCGATCCCGATGATTACCTGGACCTTTTGGCCCAGCGCCTTTCCAGCGCCTCTTTTTTAAATAACTGCCGGGTATGGGTGGACGGCTTTTCCTCCTTTACCCCGCAGGAATACGCGGTACTGGGGGCGCTTTTTTCCAAAGCCCGGGAAATAACCGTAACCCTGTGCCTTGATCCTGCCATCACCGGGCGCCCGCAGGAGCACGATCCCTTTGTCAAGCCCTGGCAGACCCGGGAGCGCCTTAAGCGCCTGGCCCGGGAAGCCAATGTGTCGGTGCGGGAGGAGTATCTGGTGCCCGGTGACACCTGGCGCCTGGCCCGGGCGCCGGAACTGGCCCACCTGGAGCGCCACTTTTTCCGCTATCCCACCGTTCCCTATACCGGGAGCGTAAAAAAGGTATGCCTGCTGGCCGGGGTGAACCTGCGGGCCGAGGTGGAGGGAGTAACCCGGGCCATCCGGCGGCTGCTGCGGGAAGAGGGCCTGCGCCCCCGGCAGATCATGGTGGCCGTGCGGGACGTGGATACCTATTTCCCCCTGTTCCGGAGGATACTGGCAGACTACGAAATCCCCTTTTTTATCGACCACCAGCAGCCGGTGATCCACCACCCCCTGGTGGAGTTGCTGCGTGCGGCCCTGGAGGTGTGGCAGAAGAACTGGGCCTACGAGCCCGTATTCCGCTTTTTAAAGACGGGACTGGCCCGGTTGAGTGCCGGGGAAGTGGACCGGCTGGAAAATTACGTCCTGGCGGCCGGCATCCGGGGGAGCCGCTGGTACAACCCGCAGCCCTGGAACTACCTGCCCGGCCGCACCTGGGGAGAGGACGGGGAGCGTCAGGAGTCCCCGCCGCCGGAACTGGAAGAGATCAACCGCATGCGCTGGCAGGCGATCAGGGAATTGCGGTCCGCCCAGCTGAAGGCGCGGGAGAGTGCACCGGGCCGTGTCGTGCGCCTTTCCGGCCGGCAGTGGGCCCAGATCCTGCTGGAGCTGTGCCTGGATCTGGAAGTGCCCCGGAAGCTGGATGAGTGGAGCCGGGCCGCTCAAGAGGCAGGGCATCCCGACCTGGGCCGGGAACACCGCCAGGTCTGGCGGCTGGTGAGCGGCCTGCTGGATGAGCTGGTGGAAGTGCTGGGGAACGTAGAGCTTACCGTAGCGGAGCTGTCCGGTGTGCTGGATGCGGGCCTTGAGGCCATGCGCCTTTCTCTGATTCCCCCGGCCCTGGATGCGGTGACCGTAGGCAGCCTGGACCGCTCCCGCCCGCCCCGGGATGTAGAGGCCCTCTTCCTGCCCGGCCTCACCGAAAGGGCGCTGCCCGCCAGCATCCGCACCGGCGGGGTGTTCACCGAACGGGAACGGGAGCAGCTCACCCTGCTGCTGCGGGACCGGGACCGGGAACTGCCTGCCGGTACCGTTGACCGGCTGCACCAGGAGCAATTTCTGATTTACCAGGTCCTGACCCGTACGGGCGGCAAGCTTTTCTTGAGCTATCCCCTGGGGGATGGGGAGGGGCGGGCCGTCACTCCCTCACCGGTGATTCGCCGGGTGCGGGAGCTGCTGCCGGATTTAAGGCCCCGGTTCCTCCCGGTGGAGCCGCCGGGCGGCGCGGCGGACGTGGAGTACGTGGAGCACCCGGCGGGGCTGCTTCCCCGCCTGGCCCTGCGCTGGCGGGAAGCATCCTGGGGCCTCCCCGTTCACCCCCTGTGGTGGCGGGTACATAACCTGCTGCTGGAAAAGGAAAGCTGGCGGGAGAAATTATCTATTTTAACAGCCGGGCTGACGGGGCGCAATGTGGAATCCCCCCTGGGGCGCGAACTGGGTCTGAGGCTCTGGGGCAGGCGGGAAGGGCAAAAGTACAAGCTCTTCAGCAGCGTCTCCCGCCTGGAGCGGTTCGTCCAGTGCCCCTTCGCCCATTTCCTGGACTATGGCCTGGGGCTGGAGGAGCGGGCGGTATACCGGCTGGCACCGCCCGACACGGGCCAGCTGTACCACGAAGCCCTGCGGCTCTTTGTGGAACGGGTGCAGGGGAACGGCCTCTCCTGGGAAGAGCTGGGGGAAGAGGACGTACACCGCATATGCGCGGAACTGGTGGACAACCTGGCTTCCCGTCTGCAAAACCGCATCCTGCTCTCCAGCGCCCGCCTGCGCCAGCAAAAGGAGCGCCTGCTGGAGCGGGTAAAGGATTCCGCCCGGGCGCTGGTAAGGCAGATGCAGGGGAGCGGTTTTCGTCCTGCTGCCCTGGAGGTATATTTTGGTCCGCAGGGGAGCGAGGTACCGCCCCGGGTTCCGGGTACGGGAACAAATGCCCTGCCCTTCTGGCCCCGGCTGGTCCTGCCTCCCCTGGAGCTGGACCTGGGCGAGGAGATTGCTTTAAGCCTTGGGGGACGCATCGACCGGGTGGACCTGGGGCGGGGCGCTGATGCCCTTTACCTGCGGGTTATCGACTACAAATCCGGTCCCAGCGGGCTCAGCCTTCCCGGTGTGCTGGCGGGGGTACAGCTCCAGCTTCTGGTCTACCTGTGGGTGGCCCTGGAGCACTTTGCGGTTCTCTGCCGCCGCTACCAGCAGTCCCTGTTGCCGGCGGGCGCCTTTTACTTCCAGGTGCAGCGGCCCATCCTGAATCTGGTCCAGCCGGACCTGCCACCGGAGGAACTGGAGCGGGAGTGGTTGAAGGCGTTCAGATTATCCGGCTGGCTGGTGGATCAGGGCGCCGGTTTGTACTCCCTGCTGGACCGGGCCCTTGCAGCCGGGGCCACATCCCTGCTGGTGCCTGCCGGATTGAATGCCGGCGGCGGCCTTTCCAGGCGCCACGAGGCGTCCGTATTTACACCCGGGGAGTTCCGGATTCTCCTGGATGTCCTGGGCGGGCTGCTCAGTAAAATCGCCGGCGGCATTATCGAGGGACGGGTGGACATCGCCCCTTTGAAAGCGGGCAGCAGCAGCGCCTGTAATGCCTGCCTGTACCGTCCCGTGTGCCGTTTCGACCTGTGGCTGCCCGAAAACCGCTACCGGAGCCTGGTTGCAGATGCCAGAGAGCTGCGCGAGCGCCTCCGGAAGGGGGCCGCTCAAGAGGAGGGAGAGGGCCTTGACCTCTACTCGCTGGACTGA